A DNA window from Paralichthys olivaceus isolate ysfri-2021 chromosome 3, ASM2471397v2, whole genome shotgun sequence contains the following coding sequences:
- the tmco1 gene encoding calcium load-activated calcium channel, giving the protein MSTMFADTILIVFISVCTALLAEGITWVLVYRTEKYKRLKAEVEKQSKKLEKKKETITESAGRQQKKKIERQEEKLKNNNRDLSMVRMKSMFAIGFCFTALMGMFNSIFDGRVVAKLPFVPLSYIQGLSHRNLLGEDFTDCSFIFLYILCTMSIRQNIQKMLGLAPSRAATKQAGGFLGPPPQAAKFS; this is encoded by the exons ATGAGCACCATGTTTGCAGACACCATCCTGATCGTGTTCATCTCGGTGTGTACGGCGCTGTTAGCCGAAG GAATTACATGGGTTTTAGTTTATCGCACCGAAAAATACAAGAGGCTAAAGGCTGAAGtggaaaaacaaagcaaaaaac ttgagaagaaaaaggaaaccaTCACAGAATCTGCAGGACgtcaacagaagaagaagattg AAAGACAAGAAGAgaaactgaagaacaacaacagagaccTTTCCATG GTACGCATGAAGTCCATGTTCGCCATTGGCTTCTGCTTTACAGCTTTGATGGGCATGTTCAACTCCAT cTTTGATGGAAGAGTAGTGGCCAAACTGCCATTCGTGCCACTGTCTTACATCCAGGGTCTGTCGCATCGTAACCTCCTGGGCGAGGATTTCACAGACTGCTCCTTTATCTTCCTCTACATCCTCTGCACCATGTCCATCAGACAG AACATTCAGAAGATGCTCGGCCTTGCGCCCTCTAGAGCTGCAACAAAACAGGCTGGTGGCTTCCTGGGACCTCCTCCTCAAGCAGCAAAGTTTTCTTAA
- the aldh9a1a.1 gene encoding 4-trimethylaminobutyraldehyde dehydrogenase A — MSQSVLDTMPGASTGTVSVTDHLNFWDGKRVKPRQEINAEPVFEPATGRVLCQMVPCGAEEVDEAIKSAHAAYLKWSKMAGMERARVMLEAARIIRERREKIAKLEVINNGKTITEALVDIDIAWQCIEYYAGLAGTLAGQHIQLPGGAFAYTRREPLGVCVGIGAWNYPFQIASWKSAPALACGNAMVFKPSPMTPVTAVILAEIYKEAGVPDGLFCVVQGGAETGTLLCHHPMVAKVSFTGSVPTGKKVMEMSSKGVKQVTLELGGKSPLIIFKDCELENAVKGALMANFLTQGQVCCNGTRVYVQREIMTKFLEEVVKRTKAIRLGDPLLDETRMGALISKPQLEKVLGFVSEAKKQGATVLCGGEPFVPSDPKLKGGYFMSPCVLDNCRDDMTCVKEEIFGPVMSVLPFDTEEEVLRRANNTTFGLASGVFTRDISRAHRVAANLEAGTCFINNYNISPVEVPFGGYKMSGFGRENGQVTIEYYSQLKTVVVEMGDVESLF, encoded by the exons ATGTCCCAGTCAGTCCTCGACACGATGCCCGGAGCCTCGACGGGGACCGTGAGCGTTACAGACCACCTGAACTTCTGGGATGGGAAACGCGTGAAACCCAGGCAGGAGATCAACGCTGAGCCAGTGTTCGAACCTGCGACCG GCCGTGTCTTGTGTCAGATGGTGCCCTGCGGGGCTGAGGAGGTGGATGAGGCCATCAAGAGTGCGCACGCTGCCTATCTGAAGTGGAGCAAGATGGCAGGCATGGAGAGGGCACGGGTGATGCTTGAGGCCGCCCGTATTATCAGG gaaagaagagagaagattGCAAAGCTGGAGGTGATCAACAATGGCAAGACCATCACTGAAGCACTGGTGGATATTGATATTGCCTGGCAGTGCATTGAATACTATGCTGGACTGGCTGGTACACTTGCAG GCCAGCATATCCAGCTTCCTGGGGGAGCCTTTGCTTACACCAGGAGGGAGCCCCTTGGCGTGTGCGTGGGAATCGGTGCGTGGAACTACCCCTTCCAGATCGCATCATGGAAGTCTGCTCCTGCTTTGGCATGTG GTAACGCTATGGTATTCAAGCCCTCTCCAATGACTCCCGTGACGGCCGTCATTCTGGCTGAGATCTACAAAGAGGCAGGCGTACCTGATGGGCTTTTCTGTGTGGTGCAAGGCGGAGCTGAGACCGGCACCTTGCTGTGCCACCACCCGATGGTTGCCAAAGTCTCCTTCACTGGCAGTGTGCCAACAGGCAAAAAG GTCATGGAAATGTCTTCTAAGGGGGTGAAGCAGGTGACTCTGGAGCTTGGAGGGAAATCTCCACTCATTATTTTCAAAGACTGTGAGCTGGAGAATGCAGTGAAGGGAGCGCTCATGGCAAACTTCCTCACACAGggacag GTTTGCTGCAATGGAACCCGAGTGTATGTACAGAGAGAGATTATGACCAAGTTCTTGGAGGAAGTGGTGAAAAGGACCAAGGCCATCCGTCTGGGTGACCCTCTGCTGGATGAAACTCGTATGGGAGCCCTTATCAGCAAGCCGCAGCTGGAGAAAGTGCTGGGATTTGTTAGCGAGGCCAAGAAGCAG GGCGCCACAGTTCTTTGTGGAGGAGAACCTTTTGTCCCCAGTGACCCCAAACTAAAAGGAGGCTACTTCATGTCACCCTGTGTTCTTG ATAACTGCAGAGATGATATGACCTGTGTGAAGGAGGAGATTTTTGGGCCCGTCATGTCGGTCTTGCCTTTCGACACAGAGGAAGAAGTACTCAGGCGAGCCAACAACACCACCTTCGGATTGGCCTCTGGAGTCTTCACCAG GGATATCTCTCGAGCCCATCGTGTAGCTGCGAACCTGGAGGCAGGAACCTGTTTTATCAACAACTACAACATCAGCCCTGTGGAAGTGCCATTTGGTGGATACAAGATGTCAG GCTTTGGCAGAGAGAATGGCCAGGTGACGATCGAGTACTACTCCCAGCTGAAGACCGTGGTGGTGGAAATGGGTGACGTCGAGAGCCTCTTTTAA
- the med8 gene encoding mediator of RNA polymerase II transcription subunit 8 isoform X1, translating to MQQREEKQLEASVESLISRVAHVKNALHSFIYKLENEYERLTWPSVLDNFALLSGQLNTINKLLKNEKTPSFRNQVIIPLLLSPDRDEDLAKLTEQRVPVFSHEIVPDYLRTKPDPEVEEQEKQLSTEAARIGPEVAQKQIQALNKLCSNLLEKLNNPRDDRDSESASLRQNKPSFNPADTNALVGAVAFGKGLSKCRPPGPVAPGHPGQGPMMSGGPTLQQVTIGGGQQAAMGGPGAQQQQGQPGRRPGELGKMPSSIKTNIKSASGSMHPYNR from the exons ATGCAG caaagagaagagaaacagctgGAAGCGTCGGTGGAGTCTCTAATTTCTCGGGTGGCTCACGTCAAAAACGCTCTTCACAGTTTCATTTACAAGTTGGAAAATGAATATGAGAGGTTAACATG gccTTCTGTGTTGGACAACTTTGCTCTGCTCTCTGGTCAACTGAACACCATCAACAAACTGCTCAAGAATGAGAAGACGCCGTCCTTTCGCAACCAGGTTAtaattcctctgctgctgtctccGGACAGAGATGAAGATTTAGCA AAACTGACAGAGCAGCGTGTCCCGGTGTTCAGCCATGAGATCGTACCAGACTACCTGCGGACAAAACCTGATccggaggtggaggagcaggagaaacagCTGAGTACAGAGGCAGCACGCATCGGCCCCGAGGTGGCACAG aaacaaatccaGGCGCTGAACAAGCTGTGTTCCAATCTGCTAGAGAAGCTGAACAATCCACGCGATGACAGAGATTCAGAAAGTGCAT cattgagacaaaacaaaccatCTTTCAACCCAGCTGATACTAACGCACTGGTTGGAGCAGTCGCATTTGGAAAGGGACTTTCTAAATGCAGGCCTCCTGGTCCAGTTGCCCCTGGACATCCTGGACAAGGGCCTATGATGAGTGGGGGCCCGACCTTACAGCAGGTCACCATTGGTGGAGGTCAGCAAGCAGCTATGGGGGGACCTGgggctcagcagcagcaaggaCAGCCAGGTAGGAGACCTGGAGAGCTGG GTAAAATGCCGAGCAGTATCAAGACAAACATCAAATCTGCGTCTGGTTCAATGCACCCTTACAACCGATGA
- the med8 gene encoding mediator of RNA polymerase II transcription subunit 8 isoform X2, which produces MQQREEKQLEASVESLISRVAHVKNALHSFIYKLENEYERLTWPSVLDNFALLSGQLNTINKLLKNEKTPSFRNQVIIPLLLSPDRDEDLAKLTEQRVPVFSHEIVPDYLRTKPDPEVEEQEKQLSTEAARIGPEVAQKQIQALNKLCSNLLEKLNNPRDDRDSESASLRQNKPSFNPADTNALVGAVAFGKGLSKCRPPGPVAPGHPGQGPMMSGGPTLQQVTIGGGQQAAMGGPGAQQQQGQPGKMPSSIKTNIKSASGSMHPYNR; this is translated from the exons ATGCAG caaagagaagagaaacagctgGAAGCGTCGGTGGAGTCTCTAATTTCTCGGGTGGCTCACGTCAAAAACGCTCTTCACAGTTTCATTTACAAGTTGGAAAATGAATATGAGAGGTTAACATG gccTTCTGTGTTGGACAACTTTGCTCTGCTCTCTGGTCAACTGAACACCATCAACAAACTGCTCAAGAATGAGAAGACGCCGTCCTTTCGCAACCAGGTTAtaattcctctgctgctgtctccGGACAGAGATGAAGATTTAGCA AAACTGACAGAGCAGCGTGTCCCGGTGTTCAGCCATGAGATCGTACCAGACTACCTGCGGACAAAACCTGATccggaggtggaggagcaggagaaacagCTGAGTACAGAGGCAGCACGCATCGGCCCCGAGGTGGCACAG aaacaaatccaGGCGCTGAACAAGCTGTGTTCCAATCTGCTAGAGAAGCTGAACAATCCACGCGATGACAGAGATTCAGAAAGTGCAT cattgagacaaaacaaaccatCTTTCAACCCAGCTGATACTAACGCACTGGTTGGAGCAGTCGCATTTGGAAAGGGACTTTCTAAATGCAGGCCTCCTGGTCCAGTTGCCCCTGGACATCCTGGACAAGGGCCTATGATGAGTGGGGGCCCGACCTTACAGCAGGTCACCATTGGTGGAGGTCAGCAAGCAGCTATGGGGGGACCTGgggctcagcagcagcaaggaCAGCCAG GTAAAATGCCGAGCAGTATCAAGACAAACATCAAATCTGCGTCTGGTTCAATGCACCCTTACAACCGATGA